One segment of Agrococcus sp. ProA11 DNA contains the following:
- a CDS encoding VOC family protein, protein MAVQMVFPNHAVRDVARATAFYEALGFAVNPQFSDETTSCIVVNDQVAIMLLEHERFDEFLVGDQRRAPEGALENLLAMLLGSREEVDAFSSAGTAAGGTLSKPVEANEWGMYGGQLTDLDGHIIDFFFMEAPQG, encoded by the coding sequence ATGGCCGTGCAGATGGTCTTTCCCAATCACGCAGTCAGGGATGTCGCGCGTGCCACTGCGTTCTACGAGGCGCTCGGCTTCGCGGTGAACCCTCAGTTCAGCGACGAGACGACCAGTTGCATCGTCGTGAACGACCAGGTCGCCATCATGCTGCTCGAGCACGAGCGGTTCGACGAGTTCCTCGTCGGTGATCAGCGGCGGGCTCCCGAGGGAGCGCTCGAGAACCTGCTGGCAATGCTCTTGGGAAGCCGCGAGGAGGTCGATGCGTTCTCCTCTGCGGGCACGGCCGCGGGCGGTACTCTTTCCAAGCCTGTCGAGGCGAACGAATGGGGCATGTACGGCGGTCAGCTCACGGATCTCGACGGCCACATCATCGACTTCTTCTTCATGGAGGCACCGCAGGGCTGA
- a CDS encoding MDR family MFS transporter translates to MQIDTQNERPTPSTEAATPQRLPAGGALVIATLLISAFVVILNETAMNVAISTLIEDPTLAIDERAAQWLTTAFMLTMAVVIPATGWLMARFSKRTLYVAAMGAFVVGSLIAGFSPSFALLLLGRVVQASGTAIVFPLLMTTVMELVPPARRGAFMGTISMVMSVAPALGPTVSGAVLQFASWRWIFLGVAPLALLMLLVGARNLGGGAQEHRPRLDARSIPLAGLGFGGLVYGLSLIGAQGLPAWQLPAALGVGAVSLTAFVLRQRRLQRTDDALLDLRTFRHPLFTTTVLIMAFAMAAMFGTLILLPLVLQDALGLEPLQVGLITMPGALLTGLLGPVVGNLYDRWGPRPLVIPGGLVVMAALLLYTTLQSSTPWWMVLIMQMVLMLGFAFTFPPLFTVSLASLPRHLYGHGSAIVGTVQQVAGAAGTAAFVTIMATRQTQLVAEGVASGDALLEGARAAFMGAAALWIFGIVATFWMRKPADTVPDEREHVELAPEAQPAPLAHESQSAPLAHEAQPAPLAHAHEAQPAPLAHAQERADEPR, encoded by the coding sequence ATGCAGATCGACACCCAGAACGAGCGGCCCACGCCGTCGACCGAAGCGGCGACGCCGCAGCGACTCCCTGCAGGAGGCGCGCTCGTCATCGCCACGCTCCTGATCTCGGCATTCGTGGTCATCCTCAACGAGACCGCGATGAACGTCGCCATCTCGACGCTTATCGAAGATCCGACGCTGGCGATCGACGAGCGTGCCGCGCAGTGGCTGACCACCGCCTTCATGCTCACGATGGCCGTCGTCATCCCCGCCACCGGTTGGCTGATGGCCAGGTTCAGCAAGCGCACCCTGTACGTCGCAGCGATGGGAGCCTTCGTCGTCGGGAGCCTCATCGCAGGCTTCTCGCCGTCGTTCGCGCTGCTGCTGCTCGGCCGCGTCGTGCAGGCGTCCGGCACCGCGATCGTCTTCCCGCTGCTGATGACCACGGTCATGGAGCTCGTGCCGCCCGCACGCCGCGGCGCATTCATGGGCACCATTTCGATGGTGATGTCCGTCGCGCCGGCACTCGGCCCGACGGTCTCGGGCGCGGTCCTGCAGTTCGCGTCCTGGCGCTGGATCTTCCTGGGCGTGGCGCCGCTCGCGCTGCTGATGCTGCTCGTCGGCGCTCGCAACCTCGGCGGCGGCGCGCAGGAGCACCGTCCCCGGCTCGACGCGCGCTCCATCCCGCTCGCGGGCCTGGGCTTCGGAGGCCTCGTCTACGGGCTGTCGCTCATCGGAGCCCAGGGGCTGCCGGCGTGGCAGCTGCCGGCCGCACTCGGCGTCGGCGCGGTCAGCCTCACGGCGTTCGTGCTGCGGCAGCGTCGGCTGCAGCGCACCGATGACGCGCTGCTCGACCTGCGCACGTTCCGGCATCCGCTGTTCACCACCACAGTGCTGATCATGGCGTTCGCGATGGCCGCCATGTTCGGCACCCTCATCCTGCTGCCGCTCGTGCTGCAGGACGCCCTGGGTCTGGAGCCGCTGCAGGTCGGGCTCATCACCATGCCGGGAGCGCTGCTGACCGGCCTGCTCGGCCCGGTGGTCGGCAACCTGTACGACCGCTGGGGCCCGCGGCCGCTCGTGATCCCGGGCGGCTTGGTCGTCATGGCGGCGCTGCTGCTCTACACGACCCTGCAGAGCTCCACGCCGTGGTGGATGGTGCTGATCATGCAGATGGTCCTGATGCTCGGCTTCGCCTTCACCTTCCCGCCGCTGTTCACGGTGTCGCTCGCCTCGCTGCCCAGGCACCTCTACGGGCACGGCTCGGCGATCGTGGGCACGGTGCAGCAGGTGGCAGGCGCCGCCGGCACCGCGGCATTCGTCACGATCATGGCCACGCGGCAGACGCAGCTCGTCGCGGAGGGGGTCGCGAGCGGCGACGCGCTGCTGGAGGGGGCGCGGGCCGCGTTCATGGGCGCAGCAGCGCTGTGGATCTTCGGCATCGTGGCGACGTTCTGGATGCGGAAGCCCGCCGACACCGTGCCCGACGAGCGCGAGCACGTTGAGCTGGCGCCAGAGGCGCAGCCTGCGCCGCTGGCGCACGAGTCGCAGTCTGCGCCGCTGGCGCACGAGGCACAGCCTGCGCCGCTGGCGCACGCGCACGAGGCACAGCCTGCGCCGCTGGCGCACGCGCAGGAGCGCGCCGACGAGCCACGCTGA
- a CDS encoding Rossmann fold nucleotide-binding protein — protein MRDFDQRPQHGRQLDISSLAAFDHFAGGATSMDGWRIQDVDLRERGEVLERLHGAGSLFLGADLPSDVKERLIGDGALVFDDVPDTPFNAYRSALYTPDDLVQGLEHGYQASFDARVYAWSRTRHHDVADTLAAALHDHSIDDALADWVQGKQIVGIMGGHSLARDSEAYRQAAHLAHGLARAGKVVATGGGPGAMEAGNLGARAVALSPDQLDTAIDELAAVPSFHGSIPAWIASARAVAKRVGSGVSLGIPTWHYGHEPPNSFATAIAKYFQNSVREDILLRVANAGIVVLPGAGGTVQEVFQDACENSYAEEGAWAPLVLLGERFWTETMPAWPLLQAVMRGKPGEAGIALVDSTADAVAKIAAFEPLPMETVLHAAAPADRR, from the coding sequence ATGCGCGATTTCGATCAACGACCGCAGCACGGCCGGCAGCTCGACATCTCGTCGCTCGCGGCCTTCGATCACTTCGCCGGCGGGGCGACCAGCATGGATGGCTGGCGGATCCAGGATGTCGACCTGCGGGAGCGCGGCGAGGTGCTGGAGCGCCTGCACGGCGCCGGCTCGCTCTTCCTCGGTGCCGATCTGCCGAGCGACGTCAAGGAGCGACTGATCGGCGATGGCGCACTCGTCTTCGACGATGTGCCCGACACCCCCTTCAACGCCTACCGCTCCGCGCTCTACACGCCCGACGACCTCGTGCAGGGGCTGGAGCACGGCTATCAGGCGAGCTTCGACGCTCGCGTCTACGCCTGGTCGCGCACGCGCCACCACGACGTGGCCGATACGCTCGCCGCCGCGCTGCACGACCACTCGATCGACGACGCACTCGCCGACTGGGTGCAGGGCAAGCAGATCGTCGGCATCATGGGCGGGCATTCGCTCGCGCGCGACTCGGAGGCGTATCGCCAGGCCGCGCACCTCGCCCACGGGCTCGCGCGCGCCGGCAAGGTCGTCGCCACCGGAGGCGGCCCCGGCGCCATGGAGGCCGGCAACCTGGGCGCTCGCGCGGTCGCCCTCTCCCCTGACCAGCTCGACACCGCGATCGATGAGCTGGCCGCCGTGCCCTCGTTCCACGGCTCGATCCCCGCGTGGATCGCGTCCGCGCGGGCGGTGGCGAAGCGCGTCGGCAGCGGCGTCTCGCTCGGCATCCCGACCTGGCACTACGGTCACGAGCCGCCCAACTCGTTCGCCACCGCGATCGCGAAGTACTTCCAGAACTCGGTGCGCGAAGACATCCTGCTGCGGGTCGCGAATGCCGGCATCGTGGTGCTGCCCGGCGCCGGCGGCACGGTGCAGGAGGTGTTCCAGGATGCGTGCGAGAACTCCTACGCCGAGGAGGGCGCCTGGGCGCCGCTCGTGCTGCTCGGCGAGCGCTTCTGGACCGAGACCATGCCGGCGTGGCCGCTGCTGCAGGCGGTGATGCGCGGCAAGCCCGGCGAGGCCGGCATCGCACTGGTCGACAGCACCGCGGACGCGGTCGCGAAGATCGCGGCCTTCGAGCCGCTCCCCATGGAGACGGTGCTGCACGCGGCCGCGCCCGCGGATCGGCGCTGA
- a CDS encoding AAA family ATPase has protein sequence MKLLRLELAAFGPFRDRFEIDFASFDADGLYLIAGPTGAGKSTILDAIAYALYGSAPRYAGAPHVRSDLAGPAETTWVELELAVGDRILRMRRTPEYERPKLRGSGLTRERATATLWELRAGAWETLATSVDDASTEIGRILGLRKDEFLQVILLAQGGFAEFLQADSKARKALLERLFGTGSMRRLRELLLADARAVDAEREQLERMRDDRAARVREAAASLCADDGTAAAADDEAPGADDEAPTADDGGPPAAGGEAELAALEAAIAAHVDRCAARAATAAAAEGTARSARDAALAVLERIARRDAAAAALARLADAAPSIEADRARLADADRAAEVAGALERWTRADIEVETAAVALREATATLPEGVEPQRDAVEVEHDVAAEAAALAAETRRVEHSLPELERAAQAASSAASEAAEAVADAKRARAAAPAARQALIDASAAAGALASGADAAAVRVAAARERVAAREAADALAEPIAAAQASAARTAAAQREAAEEVHRLQAARVDGMAGELASTLADGEPCPVCGAVEHPSPHAAAPEAVTADDVAAAFERSTLALAAAGAANDALVDLERQRAGHLGRCGDADRASLDHELDRAAAALRDAETAIAARDAAARELAEHDEEAALLDRRIAELERDAEVRAGNAAAAGARLDESRARLEHGLRGHPDAASLLAATSSVRDALRGWLDADAEAARARAEQSAAAAAGTAALAAHDLPGRDATAAMRLERAVRAATRERVTAHDEAVAEARGVLAQPDLADLGEPPELEPLEAALREASTSAAQAARASAAAETTRGLAAADLAAARDAIASLADGAEHAATVRALARALDGKNERAQDIETYVLATRLATIIEAANARLAAMTGGRFTLVHDEERASHGKASGLGIAVVDAHTGVARTTRSLSGGETFLASLSLALGLADVVQAEAGGVSLETLFVDEGFGSLDQDTLEAAMATLDELRVGGRSVGVISHVQQMQERIPSRIRVVPVPGGGSRIVVTGSDALGDPHNGRDPRRRAG, from the coding sequence GTGAAGCTGCTGCGACTCGAGCTCGCCGCGTTCGGACCGTTCCGCGATCGGTTCGAGATCGACTTCGCGTCATTCGATGCCGACGGGCTCTACCTGATCGCCGGGCCGACGGGCGCGGGCAAGTCGACCATCCTCGATGCCATCGCCTACGCGCTCTACGGGAGCGCACCTCGCTACGCGGGCGCGCCGCACGTGCGCAGCGATCTCGCGGGACCGGCCGAGACCACCTGGGTCGAGCTGGAGCTCGCGGTCGGCGACCGGATCCTGCGGATGCGCCGCACGCCCGAGTACGAGCGGCCGAAGCTGCGCGGCAGCGGGCTCACGAGGGAGCGCGCCACCGCGACGCTCTGGGAGCTGCGGGCCGGCGCCTGGGAGACGCTGGCGACGAGCGTCGACGACGCGAGCACGGAGATCGGCCGCATCCTCGGCCTGCGGAAGGACGAGTTCCTGCAGGTCATCCTGCTCGCGCAGGGGGGTTTTGCCGAGTTCCTGCAGGCCGACAGCAAGGCGCGCAAGGCACTGCTCGAGCGCCTCTTCGGCACCGGCAGCATGCGCCGCCTGCGCGAGCTCCTGCTGGCGGACGCGCGAGCCGTCGATGCCGAGCGCGAGCAGCTCGAGCGGATGCGCGACGACCGAGCCGCGCGCGTCCGGGAGGCCGCCGCATCCTTGTGCGCCGACGACGGCACCGCTGCCGCCGCGGACGACGAAGCGCCCGGCGCGGACGACGAGGCGCCGACGGCCGACGACGGCGGCCCACCGGCAGCGGGCGGCGAGGCGGAGCTCGCGGCGCTCGAGGCCGCCATCGCCGCGCACGTCGATCGATGCGCTGCGCGAGCGGCGACCGCCGCGGCGGCGGAGGGCACCGCCCGGTCGGCGCGCGACGCGGCCCTGGCGGTCCTGGAGCGCATCGCGCGGCGCGACGCCGCAGCGGCAGCGCTGGCCCGGCTCGCCGATGCGGCGCCATCCATCGAGGCGGATCGCGCGCGGCTCGCGGACGCCGACCGCGCCGCCGAGGTCGCCGGGGCGCTGGAGCGCTGGACGAGAGCCGACATCGAGGTCGAGACAGCAGCGGTCGCCCTGCGCGAGGCGACGGCCACCTTGCCGGAGGGCGTCGAGCCGCAGCGCGACGCGGTCGAGGTCGAGCACGATGTGGCCGCCGAGGCCGCCGCGCTGGCGGCAGAGACGAGGCGGGTCGAGCACTCCTTGCCGGAGCTCGAGCGCGCCGCGCAGGCGGCGTCATCGGCGGCGTCCGAGGCCGCGGAGGCGGTCGCCGATGCGAAGCGAGCGCGGGCGGCCGCGCCTGCGGCGCGCCAGGCGCTCATCGACGCCAGCGCCGCAGCCGGCGCGCTCGCGAGCGGCGCGGACGCCGCCGCCGTGCGCGTGGCCGCGGCGCGAGAGCGGGTCGCCGCACGCGAGGCCGCCGATGCGCTGGCCGAGCCGATCGCCGCCGCGCAGGCGTCGGCTGCCCGCACCGCGGCTGCGCAGCGGGAGGCGGCAGAGGAGGTGCACCGGCTGCAGGCCGCGCGCGTCGATGGCATGGCTGGCGAGCTGGCGAGCACCCTCGCGGACGGCGAGCCCTGCCCCGTGTGCGGCGCCGTCGAGCATCCGTCGCCGCACGCCGCGGCGCCAGAGGCAGTGACCGCGGACGACGTCGCCGCAGCGTTCGAGCGCAGCACGCTCGCGCTGGCAGCTGCGGGCGCGGCGAACGACGCGCTCGTCGACCTCGAGCGGCAGCGCGCCGGCCATCTCGGCCGCTGCGGCGACGCCGACCGCGCATCGCTCGACCATGAGCTCGACCGAGCGGCGGCCGCCCTGCGGGATGCCGAGACCGCCATCGCCGCGCGCGACGCCGCCGCGCGGGAGCTCGCCGAGCACGACGAGGAGGCGGCGCTGCTCGACCGACGCATCGCCGAGCTGGAGCGGGACGCTGAAGTGCGAGCCGGGAACGCCGCCGCCGCCGGTGCGCGGCTCGACGAGAGCCGCGCACGACTCGAGCACGGCCTGCGCGGCCATCCGGACGCGGCGTCGCTGCTGGCGGCGACATCCAGTGTGCGCGATGCGCTGCGCGGCTGGCTCGACGCGGACGCCGAGGCCGCGCGGGCGCGCGCCGAGCAGTCGGCGGCAGCCGCGGCGGGCACCGCCGCCCTCGCCGCGCACGATCTGCCCGGCCGCGACGCGACCGCGGCGATGCGGCTCGAGCGCGCCGTCCGCGCGGCGACGCGCGAGCGCGTCACCGCGCACGACGAGGCGGTCGCGGAGGCGCGAGGCGTGCTCGCACAGCCCGATCTCGCCGACCTCGGCGAGCCACCCGAGCTCGAGCCGCTCGAGGCTGCGCTCCGCGAAGCCTCGACGTCCGCCGCCCAGGCGGCGCGCGCGTCCGCAGCAGCCGAGACGACCCGTGGGCTCGCAGCCGCCGATCTCGCCGCCGCCAGGGACGCCATCGCCTCGCTCGCCGACGGCGCCGAGCACGCGGCGACGGTGCGAGCGCTCGCGCGGGCGCTCGACGGCAAGAACGAGCGCGCGCAGGACATCGAGACGTATGTGCTGGCCACCCGGCTCGCGACCATCATCGAGGCGGCGAACGCGCGGCTCGCGGCGATGACCGGCGGCAGGTTCACGCTCGTGCACGATGAGGAGCGCGCGTCGCACGGCAAGGCGAGCGGCTTGGGCATCGCGGTGGTCGACGCGCACACGGGCGTCGCACGCACGACGCGGTCGCTCTCCGGCGGCGAGACCTTCCTCGCATCCCTCTCGCTGGCGCTCGGTCTCGCCGACGTCGTGCAGGCCGAGGCGGGCGGCGTCTCGCTCGAGACGCTCTTCGTCGACGAGGGCTTCGGCTCGCTCGACCAGGACACGCTCGAGGCCGCCATGGCCACACTCGACGAGCTGCGCGTCGGCGGTCGCAGCGTCGGCGTCATCAGCCACGTGCAGCAGATGCAGGAGCGCATCCCGTCGCGCATCCGCGTCGTGCCCGTCCCCGGCGGCGGCAGTCGCATCGTCGTGACCGGCAGCGATGCGCTTGGGGATCCCCACAACGGCCGCGACCCTCGGCGGCGGGCTGGGTAG
- a CDS encoding exonuclease SbcCD subunit D, translating into MRLLHTSDWHVGRTFHGSETVDALVEVLRELARLVREHRIDVVLVAGDVYDSAMPAGRHVEALSGALAEIRAAGAVIVLSSGNHDSAARLGANAGFVSAGGLHLSTRALEPESWRVQLADEHGPVQLFAVPYLEPVALRASLPEAGIASQADAMRWAMDAVRGARAEHPGRAVVLAHCFAAGIAEPEDDAPRDITAGGLDVVPLTLLDGVDYVALGHIHSRQTLSPAVRYSGAPLHYSFRERSPERGGWIVELDADGLASVEWLSLPVPRALTTIRGELDELLADASLAGSEGDWVRALLTDRLRPVDAMRRLQERWPHAAEVQWIGGEAGTTPELRARLARRSEAEVVDDFLAHVRAGVGANDAEAALVREALARASAAEAAL; encoded by the coding sequence ATGCGGCTGCTGCACACCTCCGACTGGCATGTCGGGCGCACGTTCCACGGCTCCGAGACCGTCGACGCGCTCGTCGAGGTGCTGCGCGAGCTCGCCCGCCTCGTGCGCGAGCATCGGATCGACGTGGTGCTGGTGGCGGGCGACGTCTACGACTCGGCGATGCCCGCGGGGCGCCACGTCGAGGCGCTCTCCGGTGCGCTCGCCGAGATCCGCGCCGCGGGGGCGGTCATCGTGCTGTCGAGCGGCAACCACGACTCCGCGGCCCGGCTGGGCGCGAACGCCGGCTTCGTCAGCGCAGGCGGTCTCCATCTGAGCACCCGGGCGCTCGAGCCGGAGTCGTGGCGCGTGCAGCTCGCCGACGAGCACGGCCCGGTGCAGCTGTTCGCGGTGCCCTACCTCGAGCCGGTGGCGCTGCGCGCGTCGCTGCCAGAGGCGGGCATCGCCAGCCAGGCAGACGCCATGCGGTGGGCGATGGATGCCGTGCGCGGCGCCCGCGCCGAGCATCCCGGCCGCGCGGTCGTGCTCGCGCACTGCTTCGCGGCGGGCATCGCCGAGCCGGAGGACGACGCGCCGCGCGACATCACCGCCGGCGGGCTGGACGTCGTGCCGCTCACGCTGCTCGACGGCGTCGACTACGTCGCCCTCGGCCACATCCACTCGCGCCAGACGCTCTCGCCGGCGGTGCGCTACTCCGGGGCCCCGCTGCACTACTCCTTCCGCGAGCGCTCCCCGGAGCGCGGCGGATGGATCGTCGAGCTGGACGCCGACGGCCTGGCATCGGTCGAGTGGCTCAGCCTGCCCGTGCCGCGGGCACTCACGACGATCCGGGGCGAGCTCGACGAGCTGCTGGCCGATGCCTCGCTCGCCGGCTCCGAGGGTGACTGGGTGCGGGCGCTGCTCACCGATCGGCTGCGGCCCGTGGACGCGATGCGGCGGCTGCAGGAGCGCTGGCCGCACGCCGCCGAGGTGCAGTGGATCGGCGGCGAGGCGGGCACGACGCCGGAGCTGCGCGCGCGGCTCGCCCGGCGCAGCGAGGCGGAGGTCGTCGACGACTTCCTGGCGCACGTCCGCGCCGGGGTCGGCGCGAATGACGCTGAGGCGGCGCTGGTGCGCGAGGCGCTCGCGCGCGCGTCGGCCGCCGAGGCGGCGCTGTGA